DNA from Sphingomonas sp. R1:
ATTTCCCCGCCACCAACCCCCAGGTGATCGAGAAGATCGTCGAGACCAAGGGGGAGAGTTTGCTCAAGGGCTTGCAGCATATGCTGCAGGACATGGCCAAGGGTCAGATGACGCAGACCGCGGCCGGCGCTTTCGAGCTGGGCCGCAACCTCGCCATGACGCCGGGCAAGGTGGTGAAGCGCACGCCGCTCTACGAGCTGATTCAGTATTCGCCGACGACGGACACGGTGCTGGAGACGCCGCTGATCATCTTCCCGCCCTGGATCAACCGTTTCTACATCCTCGATCTCACGCCCGAGAAGAGCTTCATCCGCTGGGCGGTGGAGCAGGGGATCACCGTCTTCGTCGTCTCGTGGCGTTCGGCCGATGCGACGATGAAGGACGTGGTGTGGGACGATTATGTCGAGCGCGGCCAGATCGACGCGATCGACACCGTGCGCGACCTGCTCGGCGTCGAGAGCGTCCATACCATCGGCTATTGCGTGGCCGGAACGACGCTGGCGGCGACGCTGGCGGTGCTCGCGGCGCGCGGGCAGGCCGAGAAGGTGAAGAGCGCCACCTTCTTCACCGCCCAGGTCGATTTCACCGAGGCCGGCGACCTGCGCGTGTTCGTCGACGACGACCAGCTGGCGATGATCCGCAGCCTCAGTGCCGAGGGATTCCTCGACGGGCGCTACATGGCGGCGACGTTCAACCTGCTGCGCGGGCGCGACCTGATCTGGAACTATGTCACCAACAACTATCTGATGGGGCAGGAATATGCGCCGTTCGACCTGCTCCACTGGAACTCGGACGTCACCAACCTGCCGGCGACCTGGCATCTGAGCTATCTGACCGACCTGTACCGTGACAACAAGCTGGTCGCGCCGGGCGCGCTGAGCATTGGCGGCACGCCCGTCGACCTGTCGAAGGTAGAAACGCCCGCCTATATCCAGGCCGGTCGCGAAGATCATATCGCGCCGCCGCGCAGCGTGTGGAAGTTGACCGAGCATTTTCGCGGGCCGCACAAGTTCGTGCTGGCCGGTTCAGGCCATATTGCCGGCGTGGTCAACCCGCCGTCGGCGAAGAAATACCAATACTGGACCAATGCGACCCCCGCCGAGTCGCTCGACTCCTTTATCGAAACGGCTGCGGAACATGCCGGAAGCTGGTGGCCGGACTGGAAGGACTGGCTGACTGCGCTGAGCGGTGCAAAAGTCGCGGCAGACGGAGCGCGGGTTCCCGGTGGTGGAAACCTTTGTGCAATTGCGGAAGCGCCCGGCGAATATGTCAGAACACGGTGATAAACCGCTAGGAATTTTCGCGGTTTGTGCCTTTTTGTGCACTGCACAATAACGCCTTGCAATTCCGGCGCCAGACCGCTATATGCTGCGGTGCAGCAATAGGCAGGGAAAGCTAGTCACATGGCCAGCAAAGGACCCAAGACGACGGCCAAACCCGCCGCCAAAACGGCGGCCCGCGGTGCTCCCAAGCCCGCGATTCTGGCCGAAGCTGCTGCGGCGGAACCGGTGTCCGTACCTCCCATGG
Protein-coding regions in this window:
- a CDS encoding PHA/PHB synthase family protein, giving the protein MADTLTPTLPKLEDLQHWTWVLGRAQQMMLEHGLDLMEHVPSAPPFGMLLDPTPAMRASAEFWADTMQLWQRFLDPANAEPFVETAEQARDKRFKAPQWREQPVFDFLRQSYFVIADHMLKQVEALEHVDERQRDQIRFATKGFIDAISPTNFPATNPQVIEKIVETKGESLLKGLQHMLQDMAKGQMTQTAAGAFELGRNLAMTPGKVVKRTPLYELIQYSPTTDTVLETPLIIFPPWINRFYILDLTPEKSFIRWAVEQGITVFVVSWRSADATMKDVVWDDYVERGQIDAIDTVRDLLGVESVHTIGYCVAGTTLAATLAVLAARGQAEKVKSATFFTAQVDFTEAGDLRVFVDDDQLAMIRSLSAEGFLDGRYMAATFNLLRGRDLIWNYVTNNYLMGQEYAPFDLLHWNSDVTNLPATWHLSYLTDLYRDNKLVAPGALSIGGTPVDLSKVETPAYIQAGREDHIAPPRSVWKLTEHFRGPHKFVLAGSGHIAGVVNPPSAKKYQYWTNATPAESLDSFIETAAEHAGSWWPDWKDWLTALSGAKVAADGARVPGGGNLCAIAEAPGEYVRTR